A genomic region of Lysinibacillus sp. 2017 contains the following coding sequences:
- a CDS encoding ABC-F family ATP-binding cassette domain-containing protein — protein sequence MIVLQVNQLYKSFITDEILSGVKLEVQHRDRVALVGRNGAGKSTLLKIIAGQMSYDSGEIIIPKDVRIGYLEQHAGIDSQLSIWDEMMTIFSALHQQEKKLRHLEQQMADPIIYENSEQYARVMAEYDQLQHDFKEAGGYQYEADTRSVLHGMQFFPEDYTKPIQSLSGGQRTRLALAKLLLSKPDLLILDEPTNHLDIETLSWLESYLKGYDGAILIVSHDRYFLDQVVSIVYEVSRTKVSKYVGNYSGYLDEKAKNYERDMKMFERQMDEKAKLETFVQKNLARASTTKMAQSRRKVLEKTDWMDSPDGDEKSANFGFTIDRQSGNDVLSIDELAIGYPNKEISNNIELRVFREDRIALVGPNGVGKSTLLKTVVKDLEALNGEIRYGTNVQIGYYDQEQAKLHSNKPVLSELWDEWPSMNEKDIRNILGRFLFSGDDVSKTVNSLSGGEKARLALAKLMMQKSNFLVLDEPTNHLDLDSKEILENALIDYPGTLLFVSHDRYFINRIATKVVELSGTGSFEYLGDYDYYVEKKQELEELAAMKAAATEAKSIDAPQTKSTSMIDKDAKKRERQIRRAIEEIEKNMSTLDESITQLEAQLCDPDIFSDHEKALAIQTELNETKEQHEAFELEWLELNEALEQL from the coding sequence ATGATTGTATTACAAGTAAATCAATTATATAAATCTTTTATTACCGACGAAATTTTGAGCGGTGTAAAATTAGAAGTTCAGCACCGTGATCGTGTTGCGTTAGTAGGACGCAATGGTGCTGGGAAATCGACATTATTAAAAATTATTGCTGGGCAAATGAGCTATGATTCTGGCGAAATTATTATTCCAAAAGATGTACGTATCGGTTATTTGGAGCAACATGCTGGCATTGATTCGCAGCTTTCCATTTGGGACGAAATGATGACAATTTTCAGTGCACTTCATCAGCAAGAAAAGAAGCTCCGTCATTTAGAACAGCAGATGGCCGATCCAATCATATATGAAAATAGTGAACAATATGCACGTGTGATGGCAGAGTATGACCAATTACAGCATGACTTTAAAGAGGCTGGGGGCTATCAATACGAAGCAGATACACGCTCTGTCTTACATGGCATGCAGTTTTTCCCTGAAGACTATACTAAGCCAATTCAGTCCCTTTCAGGCGGTCAACGTACGCGTCTGGCTTTAGCCAAGCTTTTACTCTCAAAACCAGATTTACTTATTTTGGACGAGCCGACGAACCATTTAGATATCGAAACATTATCTTGGTTAGAAAGCTATTTGAAGGGCTATGATGGCGCAATTTTAATCGTTTCTCATGACCGTTACTTCTTAGACCAAGTCGTTTCAATCGTTTATGAGGTGTCGCGCACAAAAGTTTCAAAATATGTTGGGAACTACAGTGGCTATTTAGATGAAAAAGCAAAAAACTATGAACGTGACATGAAAATGTTTGAACGTCAAATGGACGAGAAAGCCAAGCTTGAAACCTTTGTTCAAAAGAACTTAGCGCGCGCATCGACAACAAAAATGGCACAGTCTCGCCGCAAAGTATTAGAAAAAACAGACTGGATGGATTCTCCTGATGGCGATGAAAAAAGCGCAAACTTTGGTTTCACGATTGACCGTCAAAGCGGTAATGACGTACTTTCCATTGATGAACTGGCAATTGGCTATCCAAACAAGGAAATCTCTAATAATATTGAATTACGTGTGTTCCGTGAAGATCGTATCGCTTTAGTTGGTCCAAACGGTGTCGGTAAATCGACGTTACTTAAAACAGTGGTGAAGGATTTAGAAGCTTTAAACGGAGAAATTCGTTACGGGACAAATGTCCAAATTGGCTACTACGATCAAGAACAAGCCAAGTTACATTCCAACAAGCCCGTGTTAAGCGAACTTTGGGATGAATGGCCGTCGATGAACGAAAAAGATATTCGCAATATTTTAGGACGTTTCTTATTTAGTGGCGATGATGTTTCAAAAACCGTCAATTCATTATCAGGTGGCGAAAAAGCACGTCTTGCACTAGCAAAACTGATGATGCAAAAATCGAACTTCCTCGTACTGGATGAGCCGACAAACCATTTAGATTTAGACAGTAAGGAAATTTTAGAAAATGCGCTAATCGATTATCCGGGTACTCTTTTATTCGTTTCGCATGACCGTTACTTTATTAACCGCATCGCAACAAAAGTAGTCGAGCTTTCAGGTACAGGCTCTTTCGAATACTTAGGAGACTATGATTACTATGTTGAGAAGAAACAGGAACTTGAGGAGCTAGCTGCGATGAAAGCTGCTGCAACGGAAGCGAAGTCAATAGACGCACCTCAAACGAAATCTACTTCCATGATTGATAAAGATGCGAAAAAACGCGAACGCCAAATTCGCCGCGCCATTGAAGAAATCGAGAAAAATATGAGCACTTTAGATGAATCTATTACTCAGTTGGAAGCACAACTATGTGACCCTGACATTTTCTCTGATCATGAAAAAGCTTTAGCAATCCAAACTGAATTAAATGAAACGAAAGAACAGCACGAGGCATTTGAACTCGAGTGGCTTGAATTAAACGAAGCACTTGAACAGTTATAA
- the tsaD gene encoding tRNA (adenosine(37)-N6)-threonylcarbamoyltransferase complex transferase subunit TsaD yields the protein MDNYILAIETSCDETAAAVIKNGTEIISNVVSSQIESHKRFGGVVPEIASRHHVEQVTIVLEEALKEANMTPKELTAVAVTEGPGLVGALLIGINAAKAFAFVNGLPLVGTHHIAGHIYANNLVQPMEFPLLALVVSGGHTELVLMRDHGSFEVIGETRDDAAGEAYDKVARVLNMPYPGGPHIDRLAHEATEAVTFPRVWLEEGSYDFSFSGLKSAVINYKHNMDQRGEEIIPQQVAKGFQDSVVEVLTGKTLRAAREYGVKQVIAAGGVSANKGLRTSLEVAFKEEGIPFYVPPLKLCTDNAAMIGAAAYQMYEAGIRGDLAMNGRPGMELKSWK from the coding sequence ATGGATAACTATATATTAGCAATAGAAACAAGCTGTGATGAAACGGCCGCAGCGGTCATTAAAAATGGGACAGAAATCATTTCAAATGTAGTCTCGTCACAAATTGAGAGTCATAAGCGTTTTGGTGGAGTCGTACCTGAAATCGCATCTCGTCATCACGTAGAGCAAGTGACAATCGTTTTAGAAGAAGCATTAAAAGAAGCGAATATGACACCAAAGGAATTAACAGCAGTTGCTGTAACAGAAGGTCCTGGTCTTGTAGGAGCGCTATTAATCGGCATTAACGCAGCAAAAGCATTTGCATTTGTAAATGGGTTACCACTGGTAGGAACACATCATATAGCAGGACATATTTATGCGAACAATTTAGTGCAGCCAATGGAATTTCCATTACTAGCCCTTGTCGTATCAGGGGGACATACAGAGCTTGTATTAATGCGTGACCACGGTTCATTTGAAGTCATTGGAGAAACGCGTGATGATGCAGCAGGAGAAGCGTATGATAAAGTTGCACGTGTGTTAAATATGCCGTATCCAGGTGGTCCTCATATTGACCGTCTTGCACATGAGGCAACAGAAGCGGTGACCTTCCCACGCGTTTGGTTAGAAGAAGGTTCATATGATTTTAGCTTTAGTGGGTTAAAATCAGCGGTTATTAATTACAAGCATAATATGGACCAACGCGGTGAGGAAATTATTCCACAGCAAGTTGCAAAAGGTTTCCAAGATAGTGTTGTGGAAGTATTAACAGGCAAAACTTTGCGTGCTGCACGTGAATATGGGGTAAAACAAGTTATTGCAGCAGGCGGTGTGTCAGCTAATAAAGGATTACGTACGTCTCTAGAGGTGGCTTTCAAAGAAGAGGGAATACCTTTTTATGTACCACCCCTAAAATTATGTACTGATAATGCAGCCATGATTGGGGCTGCAGCTTATCAAATGTATGAAGCGGGTATTCGTGGCGATTTAGCGATGAATGGCCGACCGGGTATGGAGCTAAAAAGCTGGAAATAA
- the rimI gene encoding ribosomal protein S18-alanine N-acetyltransferase encodes MVVYRKMTIADVESVHAIELATFPTPWTLDSFYYEMTENQFSHYLVAEDETGKIIGFCGVWLVIDAAQITNVAVVESVRGQGIGEGLMREALRVSKEANMDVMSLEVRVTNTVAQNLYRKLGFQDGGIRKSYYTDNQEDALVMWVNL; translated from the coding sequence ATGGTTGTTTATCGTAAAATGACAATTGCCGATGTAGAATCGGTGCATGCAATCGAACTAGCAACTTTCCCAACGCCCTGGACATTAGATTCTTTCTACTATGAAATGACAGAAAATCAATTTTCTCATTATTTAGTAGCAGAAGATGAAACGGGTAAAATTATTGGCTTTTGCGGCGTTTGGCTTGTCATCGATGCGGCACAAATTACAAATGTGGCGGTTGTAGAATCTGTTCGTGGGCAAGGTATTGGTGAAGGCTTAATGCGTGAGGCGCTACGTGTTTCAAAGGAAGCCAATATGGACGTTATGAGCTTAGAAGTACGTGTAACAAATACAGTAGCACAGAATTTATATCGCAAGCTTGGTTTCCAAGATGGTGGCATCCGTAAAAGCTACTATACAGACAATCAAGAAGATGCGTTAGTCATGTGGGTGAATTTATAA